The DNA window ACTCCAGCCCGCCTGCTCCGCCGAAGCGCGGAGCAGGCGGCGCAGGTCACGCATCCGGTACTCTTGTTCCCACCGGCAGAACGAACTGTAGTGCGGTGCCTCGTCAAGTTCGAACACGGCGAGGACACCGGGCATCTCGTTAAGATAGTCTTCAGTCTCACGGAGGCTCTTCTCCAACTCGACGCGGTACAGAATCAAGGCGATCTGCACCCATTTCGCGTACCCGCCCGCGCCGTCCGGCGCGGCGGGTACTTCCGGGTCGTCAACGTGCTGTTTGGCAAGATCTCGACACATCCGTGCTAGCCGTCTGAGCGATGCCATATCGCCAGACGGCGTCCAATTACGGGTTAGCGTGACGGAATCTTCCCGTGAGAGCGTCTGAAGCTGCCGTTAGTCGACCGCAAAACAAGGCAACTCATTCTCCAGATTTCGACCTCGCGTTTAGTCTACGGCGTGTCGAAATCGGAGTACCACGTGTTTCCCGAGGTCTTCTCTCGCGTTCACTCAACCCGGCAAACGCCCCACTATGCAGTGGTGGTAGTCGGACTCATTACGATTCCCTTCATTTTCCTCGGCGATATCGGAATCGTGGCCGGATTGGCCAACCTCATGCTGTTAATCGTCTTTGTGCTGGTGAATGCCGCGTTGTTGAAACTCCGGTATTCTCGGCCAGATTTAGAACGCGGGTTTCGAACGCCGCTTAACATCGGCCAACTGTCAATCACGGCGGTTGCAGGGCTTCTTTCGTCTCTCGGGCTGATCGCGTTCTACGTACTCACGTGGGAACGTGACTCCCAATTCGAACGAAACTCCGGAGACCCTGTCTTCTACGGGAAGTACAGCAGTGCTTGGTGATCGTGAAAGCAGGAACCGCTCCCCCAATCAACCCCAGAATTGACGTGATTCAACCGAATTACGGGAGGAGTGTGATCCCGTACATAATCATAACACGAGTACGAATAGTGGCTCGATTCTCAGGGTTGGGGGGAGGTGCAGTAGCCGAACCCACGACGGACGCTACGTACTCGCTTGGAATGCCTGTCGGCGACGATAAGGGCACTACTCTGAAGTCTGCTCAACGTTGTCTTCGATCCATCCTCCGCGGAGATCCCGATACTCATCGGGTTTAGGGTAGTGTGGTTTGATGTCGAGCACGGGCGTCCCATCTACCGTATCAAGCCCCTCGACGTGGAGCACGGCGTCGGTAATATCGGTCAACCGGACGACCGTGAGGGCGATCGGATTGGGCCGCTTCGGGCCGCGTGTCGCGAATATCCCAGGGTGGAGTTCATCGACGAAGGATGGCGACGTCCTGAGCGTATACCCCTCGATCAGGTGGAGGTGAGCCACGATGACGATGTGAGAGAATCCATCGAGTAGGGCGAGGCCGTCCTGATATTCCGCTTCCAGTTCGATCCGGCCAGTGGCGTCGACCGACCGACTCGGTTTGAGTGGCACGTCTTCGGGCGTGTCGAATGGCGAACGGACGACGCCGATCGGATGGTAGACGACCGGGTCCATGGCTATCGTGCCACCTCCCGTACGGCACCGACGTGCGTCGGAACGGTCACGCTCGTCTGCGCAACCAGAGTCGATAGCAGTCGGCCCGCGTCGAGCGTCTCAGCGACCATGCGTGTACCCCCTATCGGGAAGGGGCTCGTCATCGATCATCACGTCACGATCGGTGACGTTTCCGACGATTGAGATCGGGATGGGTGAAGCGTCTCGTGCGGCGTCGATCCGGTCGTGGGAAATCGTGAACACGAGTTCGAAGTCCTCGCCCGTATAGAGCCCGAATTCGCGTTCTTCCGCGTCTGTCGTCGCCAACTCGCTGACTGTCTCGTCGGGGGGGACTCGATCCCATTCGATCGCGAAGCCACAGTCGCTCGCGTCAGCCAACTGATGGAGTGACCGAGCCAGCCCGTCGCTCGAGTCCATCATCGCGGAGACGTACGGGGCGAGTGCCCGGCCAGCCGAGACGCGGGGTTCGAATTGAAAGAGGGCGTTCGCCCGCTCGTAAGCGTCTTGCTCGAACAGCCGCAAGGCCGCTCCGGTCCGTCCGAGCGTCCCAGTCACACAGACGACGTCTCCGGGGGAGGCCGTCGACCTGAGCGTGGGGGAGTCGGTGTGTCCGATCGCTGAGGAGGCAACCGTGAATTCATCGTGCTGGTCGAGATCACCACCGACGTATCGACTATCCGTTAGTTCGCACACGTCGCGGGCTCCCTCAATGAAGGCATGCAGTTCGTCGGGATCGAATTCGGGGGCTGCGTACACGGCGATGGCGGCGGTCGCGTCGGCTCCCATTGCGGCGATGTCGGACAGCGAGGCACCCACGGCCCGCCAGCCGGCAGTATATCGTGTCGTCCCCGCCGGAAAATCGGTCCGTTGGTGGAGCATGTCGGTCGTGAAGATCAGATCATCGACGACGGCAGCGTCGTCACCGGTATCGGGGAGCCACTCGTAAATCGCGGCGAGTGATTCACGTTCGTCCATACCCAGAGCACGGGTGCCACGATGGACTATTTTTCCCCGGGATACGTTGACAGCGATATACATGGGAAATCCCTCGTTTACGATTCAGCACCTCAATGAGAATCCAATCGCGTCGCGGTCGACAGAGTTCGTCGAACGGAAGGGGATCGGTCACCCGGACTCGATATGCGACGGCATTGCCGAGGCCATCTCGCGACGCCTGTCGCGACGATATCTCGACGAATTCGGACAGATTCTCCATCACAACACCGACAAGGTCCAGCTCGTCGCCGGATCGACGGAGCCAGCCTTCGGCGGCGGTGAGATCGTCGATCCGATCTACGTCCTGCTCGGCGGTCGAGCGACGAAAACCGTCGACGGACAGCGAATCCCGGTCGACGACATCGCCATCGACGCCGCGGGCGACTACGTCGACGACCACTTCCAGGAGTTGTCTCCCGACATGGTCGAGTTCGACTCGCGTATCGGAGAGACGTCAGCTGATTTGCAGTCACTATTCGATGCGCAAGGCACTCCCCGGGCGAACGACACCAGCGTCGGTACCGGCTACGCCCCGCTCTCCGAAACTGACCGGATCATCAACGGGCTCGAACCGGAGCTACGCGAACGAATTTCGGCAATCGGCGAGGATATCAAGCTAATAGGGTGGCGGACGGACGACGAACTTCGGATTACCGTCGCAGCTGCCGTCATCTCTCGATACGTTTCGGACATCAGCGAGTACGTCAATGTGAAAGAACGAATTGCGGATACCGTCACCCAATACGCGAACAAGCACACGGGGCGAACCGTGCACGTCGACGTGAACGCCGCTGATGATCTCGAAACAGAGACCGTCTATCTCACCGAGACCGGTCTCTCTGCAGAGATGGGGGACGACGGAAACGTCGGACGAGGAAATCGCGTCAACGGGGTTATCACACCCCATCGGCCGATGAGCCTCGAAGCATCGGCCGGGAAGAACCCGGTGAGTCACGTCGGAAAACTGTACAACCTCGTCGCCACGAACGCCGCAAAGCGCATTCATCAGACGCTCGGAGCGGCACACACAGAGGTCAAACTGCTTTCACAGATCGGAACTTCCGTCACGGAACCCGTAGCCGTCGATGTCGATACGACAGCTCGTGACGATGAAGAGATCCGACGAATCATCACCGCCGAGCTCGAAACCATCGATTCGCTCACCCGTGATCTCGTGACCGGGGACGTACAACTGTTTTAACGCTGAAAAGTCCGAACGAACCTCAGGTGCCGATATGGACCGCTCCCGATCAGGAGATCAGCATTCGATCGGAGCAGACTATCGCACTGATGGCCGTGGTTCAGTGGCCGGTGGTACGCTCGTCGGCCTGACGACGGAAGACGGCGTACTCATGGCGGTCGGCACCCGGACGAGCCGGGGAGTCATTGTTCGTAGCGAAGGGGTCCGGAGAATTCTCAGGTTCATCCGACCGCTGTCCTAGGGTCGCCCGATAATCTCGGTGCTGTGCAACCGTTCGTACGGGCGATCAGATCCGAAGCAGACCGCTACAAAACCTCCCATGATGAACCGATGGACATGACGGCCCTCAGTACCGTTGCCGTGACGAACCTCCGGGAGCGCTCCATGCCGGAAACGACGTTCCTCCTCGGTGGTATCGACGTCGACGGACCGCACCTCTTCACGCTCGGCACGGACGAGGGCGCTCTCGAGGACCCGTACGCCGCGGTCGGGAGCGGTCAGCAGATTGCCTATGGAATCCTCGACACGGGAGTTCCACAGTCGCTCACGACATCGAAGGCACGATTGATAGCAGCCCGTGCCATCCAGAGCGCAGCCGAGCGGGACGTGCAGATCGGTATCGGAGTTCACGTCGCTGAGATCTCGGACGACGGCGTGGACATTCACCCCTACGAATCCGTCGACGACCTCCTGGAAGGCCGTTAATCGCCTCTTCTGGCTTCTCGGCCGAGTCGTTCTTCGACGGCGGTGACTTTTTCGCTGGCACGCTGCTGAACCGTCCGCTTGTCGTCTATCTTCAACGTCGTAATCACTCGATCTTCGTCGACCGCCTCGTGTGCTGCCTCCGCCGCTGCGAACAGTTCGTGGACGTCGTTGGCCTCCAAGATCGTCCCCATCGGTGTGGTCTCATAGGTTACGTCGAACGGCTCAAGCGCTTCGACGGCCTTCGAGATTTCTCCCGACATGCTTCCTTTCCGAACAGGGATGACGTTCAGTTCGGCAATTGCCGTCATACGCTAGCAGATGTCGACCGCCGATATAATGGCGCGGTCGGATCGTCCCAGGTAAACGAGCGCGTCTCCAACAGTCGAGGCGATCCAGTACTGGGCCACAGCTGCTACATGGTTGCCTTGATCCCGACGAAGGACCCATCCCCATACCCTTCTTCGATCGGTTCAGGCTCGTCGATCTCGTCGGGCCAGTGGTAGATGGTCTGCACGAACTCGAACTCCGAGAACCCCGCATCTTCGAGCGCGTCGACGAGTTCGTCGGTCGAAACGAACACGGCCTCCCGATAGAACGGATTCTCCGACTTCTTCTCCTGGTAGATCCGACCGACTGGACTATCCTTGTCGATATAACCGATGACGAGCGATCCGTCCGGGCGCAGCACTCGCCGGGCTTCAGCCAGTGTCTGAGGGATGTCGTCGACAAAACAGATCGTCGTGACGATCAGCGCAGTGTCGAATGTCCTGCCGTGTTGAATAGCCTCTGAGTCATAGTCAGAGCGGCTCACAAAGCGGTTCTATGTTAGTGATGGCGAACATGAGGACGATTTCACGGAACTGCCGATACCAGCCAAGCGCTCGCACGGCGTCGCCGAGCGAGCGCTTCGTTGTCGAGTACGAGGTTTCGGCCATCCAGCGCTGAGAGTAGCCTTTTGTCCGGATGAACGCGTTATGACCTACCGTGAGCGGCTTCGATCCACGCTGTAAGATGAGTGGATCGACACCGAGTGCGTAGAACTCGTATTTCGTGATCCAGTTGTGGAAGGCTTTGTCAGCCGCCACGGACAGCAGGTCGTCCGCGTTCCGGCGGACGACCTGCGGCCCTGTCTTCGTATCGTGCTTCCACCGTGCCGAGATATGAACGTCGAGGACGGCAAGAGACTCTACATCGGTTAGCGTCGTCACTTTCAGTGTCTGGACCATCGGTGTTCGGTTAAGCATTGGATCGCCTCATGAAGGCCTCAGCCACTCGTTCGCTGAGTAAGAGCCGCGATTTCTCTGGTTGGCGGGCGTCACGAAACATCAGCTCCGACAGATTCGGCGGTGGATGTCCGAGCGACTGTGCCAGATCTTCGAGGATGAGCTGGGCGAAAGACCGGAAGGTCTTCGCCCAGCGCTCACGGGGGAACACCGTCTCTGGAAACAGCTCTTGAAACACGCCGAGCAAGGCTCTGCTGACCGTCAGTGTCAGCAGAGCCGCCACCACCAACAGGTGGACGATCGCTGGATCACTCGTCTGGAACTTCTCCAGCCCATACAGCGACTTCAGTTCCCGGAACAGCAACTCCACTTCCCACCGCAACCCGTACAGGGCCGCGATCTGCCTCGGAGTGAACGCGTCGGGGAGATTTGTGACGTACAGATGGTAGTCGTCGGTGTCCTCGTTGCGGACACCGACGACGCGAACCTCCATCGAATCGGTTGACTCCTTCCCAGCGTATGCTCGCCGCTTGAACGAGATCTCCACGGTCACATCGATTATCTCCCGTGTGAGGTCACTCAGGACGTCCTGGAGGCGACGTCCTGGCAAGGAAATGGCGCGCCCGCGCCATTTCCGCCGTTCTCCGACGATCAACGGGTTCGCGTTCGACTTCAGCCGTGTCAGGAAGAACCCACCGTTTTCCTCGATCAACGCGAACCGACGGAAATTGTAGAACCCGAGATCGAACAGCACCAACCGGCCTCGCAGCCAGCTCCCCGTGCGGAGCTGGCTGCTCTCGTGGGTGCATTCGTCGGTGAGCTGGAACTGCTCGATCGTCTGTGTCGTCGCGTTATGGACGAGGTGAAGCTTCGCGCCGGACTGATCCGCGTGAGTCGCCGGAAACTCGCTGAGGAGCCGATGCAACCGGAAGACGGTTGCATCGGCGATCAACACCTCACGAAACAACTCGAACTGGGGAGCGATCGTGTGGGGAACCGCGACCTCCTCGAGAGCGTGCTCGAGGAGGTCGCTCAACAGTGTCGCAAGTGCTGGTGTGAACCGGTCGTAAAAACTGGAGCGGGCAACAGTCTGGTTGGTCGCTGCGGAGTAAGCCCGCTGAAACCCGGCGATAGTGCGGGCTTCGCCGTCGACGGCGAAGCCCATGATGAGCGTCCAGACGAGCATCGTGATGTCGATTGTCCGGTGGCGTTGGACGACATCGCGCTCGCGCGCGATGTCTTCGATAACCGCTGCTGGAAACAGGGAAGTGAGCCGCCGTCGTATGAGGTTCGGGGAGAGCGTCTTGAACACATTCTCTCCCCACGCGGTCTACATCGATAGCTTCGTCAGTGGAGCGCAGTCACCCGATTCAACGTCTTAACCGAACACGGATGGACTGTGGTGTCCAGATGGCGAAAACGGCGGTAACCGCCGAAGGAGTCGGCGACCTCTACGTTGAAACCGATAGGGAAGGCAGTGTACTGGAACGCCTCGGCATCGGGTATCAGACGTCACTTTACGCGTTCCTTTGCCCGGAGTGTGGCCTGACAAAGCTGTATGCCGACCTCTAACACTCAAAGATCGACATGAAGAAACATCCGACCCCAAAACTCGGAACGAGCGGAGACGTGATC is part of the Salinigranum marinum genome and encodes:
- a CDS encoding amino acid permease, yielding MSTSRLVYGVSKSEYHVFPEVFSRVHSTRQTPHYAVVVVGLITIPFIFLGDIGIVAGLANLMLLIVFVLVNAALLKLRYSRPDLERGFRTPLNIGQLSITAVAGLLSSLGLIAFYVLTWERDSQFERNSGDPVFYGKYSSAW
- the tsaA gene encoding tRNA (N6-threonylcarbamoyladenosine(37)-N6)-methyltransferase TrmO, whose product is MDPVVYHPIGVVRSPFDTPEDVPLKPSRSVDATGRIELEAEYQDGLALLDGFSHIVIVAHLHLIEGYTLRTSPSFVDELHPGIFATRGPKRPNPIALTVVRLTDITDAVLHVEGLDTVDGTPVLDIKPHYPKPDEYRDLRGGWIEDNVEQTSE
- the thiL gene encoding thiamine-phosphate kinase, producing the protein MDERESLAAIYEWLPDTGDDAAVVDDLIFTTDMLHQRTDFPAGTTRYTAGWRAVGASLSDIAAMGADATAAIAVYAAPEFDPDELHAFIEGARDVCELTDSRYVGGDLDQHDEFTVASSAIGHTDSPTLRSTASPGDVVCVTGTLGRTGAALRLFEQDAYERANALFQFEPRVSAGRALAPYVSAMMDSSDGLARSLHQLADASDCGFAIEWDRVPPDETVSELATTDAEEREFGLYTGEDFELVFTISHDRIDAARDASPIPISIVGNVTDRDVMIDDEPLPDRGYTHGR
- a CDS encoding methionine adenosyltransferase, with product MGNPSFTIQHLNENPIASRSTEFVERKGIGHPDSICDGIAEAISRRLSRRYLDEFGQILHHNTDKVQLVAGSTEPAFGGGEIVDPIYVLLGGRATKTVDGQRIPVDDIAIDAAGDYVDDHFQELSPDMVEFDSRIGETSADLQSLFDAQGTPRANDTSVGTGYAPLSETDRIINGLEPELRERISAIGEDIKLIGWRTDDELRITVAAAVISRYVSDISEYVNVKERIADTVTQYANKHTGRTVHVDVNAADDLETETVYLTETGLSAEMGDDGNVGRGNRVNGVITPHRPMSLEASAGKNPVSHVGKLYNLVATNAAKRIHQTLGAAHTEVKLLSQIGTSVTEPVAVDVDTTARDDEEIRRIITAELETIDSLTRDLVTGDVQLF
- a CDS encoding MTH1187 family thiamine-binding protein, which codes for MTAIAELNVIPVRKGSMSGEISKAVEALEPFDVTYETTPMGTILEANDVHELFAAAEAAHEAVDEDRVITTLKIDDKRTVQQRASEKVTAVEERLGREARRGD
- a CDS encoding class I SAM-dependent methyltransferase, which translates into the protein MSRSDYDSEAIQHGRTFDTALIVTTICFVDDIPQTLAEARRVLRPDGSLVIGYIDKDSPVGRIYQEKKSENPFYREAVFVSTDELVDALEDAGFSEFEFVQTIYHWPDEIDEPEPIEEGYGDGSFVGIKATM
- a CDS encoding IS4 family transposase, whose product is MFKTLSPNLIRRRLTSLFPAAVIEDIARERDVVQRHRTIDITMLVWTLIMGFAVDGEARTIAGFQRAYSAATNQTVARSSFYDRFTPALATLLSDLLEHALEEVAVPHTIAPQFELFREVLIADATVFRLHRLLSEFPATHADQSGAKLHLVHNATTQTIEQFQLTDECTHESSQLRTGSWLRGRLVLFDLGFYNFRRFALIEENGGFFLTRLKSNANPLIVGERRKWRGRAISLPGRRLQDVLSDLTREIIDVTVEISFKRRAYAGKESTDSMEVRVVGVRNEDTDDYHLYVTNLPDAFTPRQIAALYGLRWEVELLFRELKSLYGLEKFQTSDPAIVHLLVVAALLTLTVSRALLGVFQELFPETVFPRERWAKTFRSFAQLILEDLAQSLGHPPPNLSELMFRDARQPEKSRLLLSERVAEAFMRRSNA